Part of the Bacilli bacterium PM5-9 genome is shown below.
ATTGACATATATTTTTAAAAAAAGTATAATTACAAATAGGTTATAATATGTGGAATTTAGTGCGAATCTAAAACTGTCCCAGCAACTGTGATGCTTTAAGCAAAGTCAGAGACATAAATAATCTTACTGGGTATGAGAGTTATTTTTAGTTGCGAACTATAACTTCATACGTTATAGTTTTTATTTTGGAGGGATAAAATGCGATTTGTTGTTTCATTTTCAGGTGGAAAAGATAGTATGCTTGCAATGCATAGAATGATAGAAGCAGGTAATGAGTGTGTTGGAATATTTACAACAACTAATGAGAATATTGGCTCATGGTTTCACGATATTGAAATTCCAATATTAAAAGCAATTGCAAATAACTTAAATGTCGATTTTATTCAAGCAACTTTAAATGTAAAAAATTATAATGAAATGTTTGAAAGTAACCTATATAACATAAAAGAAAAATATAACATAGACGCAGTTGTTTTTGGTGATATTGATATAGAAGATCATAAAAAATGGTGTCTTGAAAGATGCCAAGCACTTGAACTTCAAGCAATTTTCCCTCTGTGGAATAATGATAGAAAAGCAATTGTTCAAGAGTTTATTGATTTAAAATATCAAGCAATCATTAAGCGAATTGATAAAAATAAATTAGATAAAAGTTTTTTAGGTAAAACACTAAATAATGATTTGTTAGAAAAGTTTAAAGAATATAATATTGATTTATGTGGTGAAAATGGAGAA
Proteins encoded:
- a CDS encoding diphthine-ammonia ligase (product_source=KO:K06927; cath_funfam=3.40.50.620,3.90.1490.10; cog=COG2102; ko=KO:K06927; pfam=PF01902; superfamily=52402; tigrfam=TIGR00290), translating into MRFVVSFSGGKDSMLAMHRMIEAGNECVGIFTTTNENIGSWFHDIEIPILKAIANNLNVDFIQATLNVKNYNEMFESNLYNIKEKYNIDAVVFGDIDIEDHKKWCLERCQALELQAIFPLWNNDRKAIVQEFIDLKYQAIIKRIDKNKLDKSFLGKTLNNDLLEKFKEYNIDLCGENGEYHTLVYDGPLFKNEVGLLKTDIKETENTYILGVKLNEE